From the Halobacterium zhouii genome, the window GTCGAAACGCTCGCGGACGCCGGCGCGACCGTGCTCGTCGCAGGCGAGAACCGCGTCGCGCTCGACGACGCGCTCTCGCAACTCGAATCCCGGGGCGTCGACCGGCTCATGGTCGAAGGCGGCGGCGAACTCATCTTCTCGCTGTTCGCGGACGGCCTCGTCGACGAACTCTCCGTCTACGTCGGACCGACGGTCATCGGCGGGCGCGACGCCCCCACACTCGCGGACGGCGACGGCTTCGTCGAGGAGTTTCCGGACCTCGACCTGCGCGACGTCGAACGCATCGACGACGGCGTCCTGTTGCGGTACGACTGCTCGTAGCGCGAACAGCTGGAGAAACAAAGAAACCGCCCGGTTCAGTGCTGGTGGCCGGTCGCCTCACCGAACGTCATCCCGAAGCGCTCCTCGAATCGTTCCATCGTCGCCGCCTCGATCTCCTCGAGTTCCTTGCTCGGTTCCTCCTCGCCGTGCGCGACGAGCATGTGCGCGCGCTGGGTGAACGCCATCAGGGAGATGTCTCCGACGACCTGCGCGTCGGATTCGTCGTCTTCCTCGGAGAACACCTCGACCAGTTCGGCGGGGAGTGTGAGTTCGTCGGTGTTGCCGTCTGCGTCCTCGATGGTGAACGTCGCGTCGTTCATGTCGCTACCGAGGAGCGCGCCCGCAAAAGGTGTGTGGTTACGAACTCCGAGCGAGAACGGTCTCAGTCGTCCGCCGGCGCCGCCTCGCCGCCCTCCTCCGCGGACACGTCCGCCGCGCGTTCGAGGTACTCGTCGGCGTCCAGCGCCGCCTTACAGCCCATTCCAGCGGCGGTGACGGCCTGCTGGTAGTGGAAGTCCACCACGTCGCCGCCCGCGAAGATGCCGTCGACGTCCGTCGCCGTCTGGTCGCCGCCCACGCCGCCGCGGGTCTGGACGTACCCTTCGTCGTCGAGTTCGACGTCCGTGTCCTCGAGGTACTCCGTGTTCGGCGTGTGGCCGATGGCCACGAAGAACGCGCCGACGTCGAGGGACAACTGCTCGGTCTCCTCACCGTCGAGTTTCGCGGTCGGATGACCTTCGGGGTGGCTGACCAGCGAGACCTTGTCGACGCCGCCGTCCGCCGACCCGTGGATCTCCACGGCCTCCGTGTTCCACAGCACCTCGATATCCCCGTTCTCGACGTTCTTCTGGAGTCGTTCCTCCCAGTAGTCCTCGGCGCGCAGTTCGTCACGACGGTGGACGAGGTAGACGGTGTCCGCGAACTTCGTCAGGAAGTCGGCCTCCTCGGCCGCCGCGTCGCCGCCGCCCACGACGACCATGTCCTCGCCCTTGAAGAACGCGCCGTCGCAGGTCGCACACGTGGAGACGCCGTACCCCATCAGTTCGTCCTCGCCCGGGATGCCGAGCGTGCGCGCGCTCGCACCGGACGCCGCGATGACCGCGTCCGCCGTGTACGCGGTGCCGTCCGACAACTCCACGCGGAACGGCCGCACCGAGTCGTCGACTGACTCCACGACGCCGTGCTCCAGGTCCGCGCCGAAGCGCTCGGCCTGGGCCTTCATCTCGTTGATGAGATCTGGCCCCGAGATGCCCTCCGGGAACCCCGGGTAGTTCTCTACTTCCGTGGTGAGCGTGAGCTGGCCGCCCGGCTCGTCGCCCTCCAGCAGCAGCGGCTCGTTGTTCGACCGCGCCGCGTAGATGCCCGCGGTGAGCGCCGCGATACCCGTCCCCGCAATGACGAGACGGCGGTGCTCCTCGACGTCGTCCTGGTCGCCGCCGTCGGCCGCCAGCCCCAGCATCTCGTCGAGTTCCCCGGACTGGTCGAGTTCGTGGGTGTCGTCCCACCCACCCACGAGTTCGTCGTCGACGAACACCTCTGGCGCGGTCTCCCGACCATCGGCGCGCTCTGTCATCTCCTCGAAACGCTCCTCGTCACCCGTCACGTTGTACGTCACGTAATCGACGCCTTTCGCGTCGAAGAGGTCCTTGGCCTTCTCGCAGTACGGACAGTCTGTCTTCGTGTAGATTTCTACGCGAGGCTCGTCGCTCATGTCCGTATATCGAGGACCGACCGGTTTGTAGATTGCGCTGTACGGGAACAGTGCCGGTAGTACCGAACGTCGAGAGTGGCCGGACAACCGACTGCTCGGATCACCCCGGTGACCGACAGCCACACCACATCCGCCCCGGCAAACGATACTTTCAACCGTCCCGCCGTCTCACGTTCTCACGCGCGGTGAGGTGGCAGAGCGGCCTAATGCGCCGGTCTTGAAAACCGGTGGCGTCAGCCTCCTGGGTTCGAATCCCAGCCTCACCGTAGTACTGAGAACCGTGACGCGCAGCTCCGTCTGCGCGTCACCGTTCGAGGGTCGCGTGTGAGCGGGATTCGAACCCTGCAAGTCACAGCCCGCGAAGTGAGCGCAGCGAACGAGCAGGAATGTCTTGCTCCGGTTCGAATCCCAGCCTCACCGTAGTACCTTTTTGCCAGGTCGCGCGCCGGGGGCGCGACCTGGCAAAAAGCTACGCTAAAAAGCACTCCTCACCCCCCTTTGGGGGTTCGTCGGCCCGCGCTCACTTCGTTTGCGCGGGGAACAGCGCGCTTCGCGCGCTGATGCTTGTCTTAGGAGGATTGTTGGGGGTTCAGGTGAGAGATTCGGTGGTCAGGTCGCGTGGAGTACGACGTGTTCGTCTCCGTCAGCAACGCGCTCGACCGCCTCGAACGCGCCGAGTTTCGGTCTGAGGTCGAGGTCGCGATGGTGGACGAGCCAGCAGTCGCCGCCCGGGGCGAGCACGTCGCTGGCGCCGTCGAGCAGTTCCTGGAGCACGTCGTCACCGGCGTGCGTCGGCGGATTCGAGAGGATAGTGTCGAACGTCTGGTCGCGGACGCCGGCGAGGCAGTCAGCGGTGACGACGGTGCCGTCGACGCCGCTCGCGGCGAGGCTTCGCTCCGCGCACTCGGTGGCGACGCGGTCGTCGTCGGTCAGCCAGACCTCGCAGTCGGCGGCGCGCGCGGCGTACGCGCCGGCGGCGCCGTAGCCACAGCAGAGGTCGAGGACGCGCTCGCCGTCCTCGACTCGCGCCGTCTCCAGCAGGAGTCGAGTGCCGTGGTCGAGTGCGGACGCGGCGAACACGCCCGGCGCCGTGACCAGCGAGAGCGACACGCCGTCGACGGTGGGGGTGAGTTCGCGGTCACCGGCTAGTTCGGCCGGGGCGAACTGCTCCGGACGGGTCGCAGCGAGCAACTGGCAGCCGTTGCGCTCGTCGAGCGTATCGACACTGCCTGCGAGGTGCTCCAGCGTGGACGCGTACCGGGACGCCCCCGCGTTCCGCATGGCGGCAACGTAGAGTCGGCTGCCGGGCCGGAGTCGGTCGAGCGCGTGCGCAATGCGCTGGTTCCCTACCTGGAGGGGCGTGTACGGCTTCGGTGCGTACGCGGCGGCGTCGAACGTGGCGTCGAGCGCGCCAGGGTCCGTAGCCAGCGTGACGGGCACGTCGGCGCCGTTCGCCGCGGCGTTCCGCTCGCAGAGCGCGGCTGCCCGGGCGCTCGATTCGGTCGTCTGGACGGCGTCCGCGACGCTGGCCAGGACGGTGGCGACGACGCCGTAGTTCCCCTGGGCGACGAGCAGGTCACTCGGGTCCGCGGTCCAGAGCGCGTCGACGAGCAGGAGTTCGGCGTCGCGGAACGCCTGCTTCGAGCAGACGCCGTCCGCGGTACGGAACGCGAACGTCGACGGGCCGCGGTCGACGCGGGCGTCGAGCGCGAGTTCGTACGGCGCGCGTCTCACGCCGACCACCCTCGTTCCGGGGTCCTGGTCGATGCGGGCGTGGGCGGCCATCGACGTGGCGATGATGCCGGTGAGGGTGATGCCGGTAGCGGCGATGTCGGCTGGCGCAGTAGCTGTCGGCGATTCAGCGGTCGAGTCGGGAGATTGCGTGACACTGGTGTGAGTTCGGCGGCTCGCGTCGGTGGACGAACGGGGCGACGCGCACCGTACCCAGCGTTCTGCGACACGCGCGGCTGGGTGCGGGGCGCGAGCCTGGTGCCGATCAGCGTGACGCCGCAGCGGTTCCGACCCGGTCGGTCAGACGCGTCGCGTCGCCCACAGTCGGCGAGCCGGCCGAACCACACCGTCTGCAGTGAGAGTCAGCAGCGGGTGGTCGACCTGAAGGTCGTGTGCAACTACGCTCGTGACTGCTTCCTCGTGGCATTAAACGTTTCCCCTGGGGACGTGGCGTTGGGCCTGCGCACCGATGA encodes:
- a CDS encoding DUF7545 family protein; its protein translation is MNDATFTIEDADGNTDELTLPAELVEVFSEEDDESDAQVVGDISLMAFTQRAHMLVAHGEEEPSKELEEIEAATMERFEERFGMTFGEATGHQH
- a CDS encoding methyltransferase, translating into MAAHARIDQDPGTRVVGVRRAPYELALDARVDRGPSTFAFRTADGVCSKQAFRDAELLLVDALWTADPSDLLVAQGNYGVVATVLASVADAVQTTESSARAAALCERNAAANGADVPVTLATDPGALDATFDAAAYAPKPYTPLQVGNQRIAHALDRLRPGSRLYVAAMRNAGASRYASTLEHLAGSVDTLDERNGCQLLAATRPEQFAPAELAGDRELTPTVDGVSLSLVTAPGVFAASALDHGTRLLLETARVEDGERVLDLCCGYGAAGAYAARAADCEVWLTDDDRVATECAERSLAASGVDGTVVTADCLAGVRDQTFDTILSNPPTHAGDDVLQELLDGASDVLAPGGDCWLVHHRDLDLRPKLGAFEAVERVADGDEHVVLHAT
- the grxC gene encoding glutaredoxin 3, with amino-acid sequence MSDEPRVEIYTKTDCPYCEKAKDLFDAKGVDYVTYNVTGDEERFEEMTERADGRETAPEVFVDDELVGGWDDTHELDQSGELDEMLGLAADGGDQDDVEEHRRLVIAGTGIAALTAGIYAARSNNEPLLLEGDEPGGQLTLTTEVENYPGFPEGISGPDLINEMKAQAERFGADLEHGVVESVDDSVRPFRVELSDGTAYTADAVIAASGASARTLGIPGEDELMGYGVSTCATCDGAFFKGEDMVVVGGGDAAAEEADFLTKFADTVYLVHRRDELRAEDYWEERLQKNVENGDIEVLWNTEAVEIHGSADGGVDKVSLVSHPEGHPTAKLDGEETEQLSLDVGAFFVAIGHTPNTEYLEDTDVELDDEGYVQTRGGVGGDQTATDVDGIFAGGDVVDFHYQQAVTAAGMGCKAALDADEYLERAADVSAEEGGEAAPADD